From the genome of Solanum pennellii chromosome 6, SPENNV200:
NNNNNNNNNNNNNNNNNNNNNNNNNNNNNNNNNNNNNNNNNNNNNNNNNNNNNNNNNNNNNNNNNNNNNNNNNNNNNNNNNNNNNNNNNNNNNNNNNNNNNNNNNNNNNNNNNNNNNNNNNNNNNNNNNNNNNNNNNNNNNNNNNNNNNNNNNNNNNNNNNNNNNNNNNNNNNNNNNNNNNNNNNNNNNNNNNNNNNNNNNNNNNNNNNNNNNNNNNNNNNNNNNNNNNNNNNNNNNNNNNNNNNNNNNNNNNNNNNNNNNNNNNNNNNNNNNNNNNNNNNNNNNNNNNNNNNNNNNNNNNNNNNNNNNNNNNNNNNNNNNNNNNNNNNNNNNNNNNNNNNNNNNNNNNNNNNNNNNNNNNNNNNNNNNNNNNNNNNNNNNNNNNNNNNNNNNNNNNNNNNNNNNNNNNNNNNNNNNNNNNNNNNNNNNNNNNNNNNNNNNNNNNNNNNNNNNNNNNNNNNNNNNNNNNNNNNNNNNNNNNNNNNNNNNNNNNNNNNNNNNNNNNNNNNNNNNNNNNNNNNNNNNNNNNNNNNNNNNNNNNNNNNNNNNNNNNNNNNNNNNNNNNNNNNNNNNNNNNNNNNNNNNNNNNNNNNNNNNNNNNNNNNNNNNNNNNNNNNNNNNNNNNNNNNNNNNNNNNNNNNNNNNNNNNNNNNNNNNNNNNNNNNNNNNNNNNNNNNNNNNNNNNNNNNNNNNNNNNNNNNNNNNNNNNNNNNNNNNNNNNNNNNNNNNNNNNNNNNNNNNNNNNNNNNNNNNNNNNNNNNNNNNNNNNNNNNNNNNNNNNNNNNNNNNNNNNNNNNNNNNNNNNNNNNNNNNNNNNNNNNNNNNNNNNNNNNNNNNNNNNNNNNNNNNNNNNNNNNNNNNNNNNNNNNNNNNNNNNNNNNNNNNNNNNNNNNNNNNNNNNNNNNNNNNNNNNNNNNNNNNNNNNNNNNNNNNNNNNNNNNNNNNNNNNNNNNNNNNNNNNNNNNNNNNNNNNNNNNNNNNNNNNNNNNNNNNNNNNNNNNNNNNNNNNNNNNNNNNNNNNNNNNNNNNNNNNNNNNNNNNNNNNNNNNNNNNNNNNNNNNNNNNNNNNNNNNNNNNNNNNNNNNNNNNNNNNNNNNNNNNNNNNNNNNNNNNNNNNNNNNNNNNNNNNNNNNNNNNNNNNNNNNNNNNNNNNNNNNNNNNNNNNNNNNNNNNNNNNNNNNNNNNNNNNNNNNNNNNNNNNNNNNNNNNNNNNNNNNNNNNNNNNNNNNNNNNNNNNNNNNNNNNNNNNNNNNNNNNNNNNNNNNNNNNNNNNNNNNNNNNNNNNNNNNNNNNNNNNNNNNNNNNNNNNNNNNNNNNNNNNNNNNNNNNNNNNNNNNNNNNNNNNNNNNNNNNNNNNNNNNNNNNNNNNNNNNNNNNNNTGATAGAATATGTGCCTCaacttaacaagtaatggaccaggtcccttacttcaCTTCAGAAAAAtaccagaaagttaaatgcagtaaaatcaacacaatgattttacgtggaaacctccttgcttaagggagtaaaaccacgacctgtctcacaggattttcaatcgttttcactaatcttcaaaagcaaaagcgaaacacgattacaccaaacgtaagaaagagttatcaatcttaccgttAAGCAATAGTCCTCTATTGCtcaacaagcctaagtagaaaaacaatctacccactaagctatcccacctggACAACTTAGACTTCTAACACAACACaccaattcctttatagatttaggagtggtttacaatttaagaacaagagaataaattcctaaacaaCTAGACGAAAAGCTCCAGATGTTGCTGTTGTCCTTGGAATAATTCTGCCTTTGCTTTGtgtagcctttgcaagagttcttgaaaagtttttatcaagttgcaaaaactcaccaaaaagtgtttaggaaagtgtctttgtatagacaagtccctttcctaaacttctttgccattggttggaaaggtcacactttctgacgccatcgggaagtgtgcacctactttctgtactatctcaagctggcagtcgactggctcatcatcatgagagcctggtacctctactaggtccctgggtttgtttcatctgcaatacttcAGACAAGAACcctgcaatactcaagtaaGAACCTGCAATACTTAAGTAATAAACccggtacctttacaaggtccctaagtttgtcaaatcatcaaaactacaaataacaagGCGGTAATGAACAGAATCATGATCAAGATGGAGGCGGTAAGGAACAGGTTCATAATGAACAAGATGTGGGCACTAATGAGAAAAGTGCTGATCAAGATGGAGACACAACTGATGGGGATGCTAATGATCAAGATAGAGATGCTACTGATGGAGACACAATTGATGGAGACGCTAATGAGCAAAATGTTGATCAAGAGGGAGACACTAATGAACAAGGGGTCGCTAATGAGCAAAATGTTGATCAAGACAAAGACACAAATGAAGATGTGGGGATTAATCAGTATAATTTTACAAATCTCTTGATGCATTTCATCTGTCAAAGTGCTAATCAGGGTGAAGGAGGTGGTAATGAACAGAATCATGATCAAGATGGAGGTGGTAATGAACAGGTTAATAAAGAACAAGACGTGGGCGCTAATGAGAAAAGTGCTGATTAAGATGGAGACTCAACTGATCAAGATGGAGACACAACTCAGCAATTTAACTTCATTACACAACATATGCAATTCAACATCCACCGTCAAGAAAAGACGTATTAGCTGCAAATACACAATGTAATTTCTGGAAAGGTGAACTTGATTCCTTgaatattaacaaaatatagAGCTTACGAACAAGATCCAAAACAAGGCTACAGAGAATTAAAATTCACAGCAGTCACAAAATCTATGTAAATTAAAACCTAGAGTTACTACCATTACAACCACCAAACTCCACAATCTAGCCACCAAATCCATAGAGAGTCCTTCCCTGTCTCTTGAGGGCATAGACAACATCCATCGCAGTGACAGTCTTCCTCCTGGCGTGCTCAGTGTAGGTGACAGAGTCACGAATCACATTCTCCAAAAAGATCTTCAATACTCCACGGGTCTCCTCATAGATCAGACCGGAGATACGCTTCACACCACCCCTCCGAGCAAGCCTGCGAATCGCTGGCTTAGTGATACCTTGGATGTTGTCTCTTAGAACCTTCCTGTGCCTCTTGGCTCCTCCCTTTCCCAATCCCTTGCCTCCCTTTCCACGACCAGACATTTTCACAgagaaatttgaagaagatgaagtttCTAGGGTTTTGAATGTGGATGTAATTGCTGATGATGCTATGGGATTGATGGTGGTGGCTATTTATACTTGGTGGGAGGGTTCGAAATGTGGCGGGGCATAAATCGTAGCCGCTAATATTTGGGGATTATTCGGTCATCGACGGCTAGTAATGGCGATCCACGTGAATGGTGGAAACTGAATATCAACCGTTGATTGGAAGGGTATTCGATCCGTGTGAGAGAAGATCTAGGGATGTCAATACATCTTTCCCGCACTAATACTAATAGCAAATTCAACTTtttgtggaaaaaaaaaaagacttaaaCTTTCCTAGTTTAGTTACTACCTGAATTTTAATTTCTGATACTGCCAGTTAAGAGCCTTTTTGGCATTAAGGTTGTTTATTTTTACAGACTTTTTAAAAATAGCTTTTCGAAAAAATGTTTTTgcgaaaaaataatttttgtttagcTAATTCACTGAATAAGCGTTATAAGTAAATTGTGTTTGGTTAATCTTTTCTAAAAGAGTTTTTGAGAGTCAAAGTACGACTAAGGATAAGtgttattgtaattttaatattaaaattattttataaagattaaCCACtttataaagatattttttttaaaaaaatgcctTTAGTAGGGGCGTATCCATCTTCACCCAAGGGGTGTCGACACCCTCTTCATTAAAGAATTGTATTGTATATAGAAGTCAAACTTTAATTTTGTCAATACATACAAATATTGATACCTCTTTgacacaaattaaatatctaGTCTAATGGTTAGAGTGTTTGTGACAATTCTCTGAGGCTGTGGATTCTAGCTAGTCATACTCGCctcacaaatattttttagtaaaattatatttgaagtaGTATATCGCTATAGCAATTGAGTATACGAGGCCGCCATAGCCCactagttttttttgttttttttctgtAGTTACGGGTAAAAACAGCAAATCAACAAGTAGACGTGCAAAGGTACTAAGTTAGAACCTGTATGATCTTTTTGCTCGTTTAACTAAACcatagcaaactaataatctaaaataaataaagtagctagggtttgattaaATTGTGctcatagcaaacgtttgcaaaaaattgttaggcgcctctctcccaaatatctcgctcgccactctcctccaatctctcgctcgcttcctcactttttgtacaaacacaagtgtataaaaattatttctaattatataaagcagagaaaattgtacaaatatatatatttttgttcccctctctctcctcttccagatctcgctcgccactctcccaaatctcgctcgccaccctcgcctttctcatttatacaaacaaaagcgaattgtataaattgcgtttctgtttgtataaagcgtgagaaaattgtatatacacatgcaagtacatatattttcgtcttatacacttatattatacaataaaaatactcctctgcccagtttcttttgcctttctctctttctcgttttatacaattttcaaattgtatctaatttctctctttctcgttttatacaactcgattcaattgtatattccttgtcaagtctcttttgtctttctctctttctcattttatacaaattcaaattgaatataatcgttctatacacttataataatacaattcgttttatacacttcgtttttatacagttctctgcccaaagtgtctttctctttcttgttttatacacttcgttttatacaatttgcttcaactgtatatgtatagcgaattataagtttctatgtttgttatggagcgcaattatgcaaactttgctatagcatacaaatatgaattttttatttgctatatgtgaaagttgcccaaaaaaaaatgacttaccCAATTAGAATAAAAGAAGCGGTAATAGAGTTTGAATACAAAACAAAagctatgtatatataatatatatatccttattatagaaaaaataaataaaggagtGGCAGTTTACATATAAGACTTACTGGGGAATAATCCTATAGAAAAATTTGTTATTGATCCACAATATAATGTCCCGTTTTGGAGTTTCCGATCATCTAATCAACATACGTGATTGTATACTTTGCTGTTTATGCGAAACACGAGTTGCATACATGGAGGATTTTATTCCTAATGTAATGGCCATTCTCCCTCCTTCAATTTCCATAATTctgttaaatatatttcatgttCTTGTCTTGTACAGGCGGATGACTCACTGTATGGAGGGTTCTTTAATAGATTGTAAGTCTCAGTATTTCGAAAATTGGCTATGATTTGCCTAAGCTTTTTTTCCTGAGGTCTCTGTATTATATGCAGGCTTCATTTTGTTGTACCAATTAATCACCAAGGTTATCTAGAACAACTAGAGGGAAATAGCCTACTCAATATTTACTGTGTCCAATGTCGAATGCGGCTTGGCTGGCAACTTGTAAGATACTAGCTAGTATTAAAAAGCATTTGATTTTGGTTGCtctatatttcataaaatacagAAATTATGATTTCTTCAGGTTGAGACTACCCAACAGTCTGAGTATTTTGTAGTAGGAAGATACTTTATGAAATTGTAAGTTTCTAAATTACAAACTTGCAAATTGAGACTCTCTGTACATGCGCGTGCGTATATATGCAGTATGACTTGTAAGGTGTTAATTCAAATGAGTATTTTGTGGCAGGGAGCTGCTTATATATCAGAGTGGTGAAACGTTGCGTGATACTGTCTTCGGAGTCCCAAATGAACAGGTTCCTAATGAACCAAATTTAGGCGCTAATGATCAAAATGCCGATCAAGCTAGAGGCGTAAATCAACAGGTTCCTTATGAAGGTGCTAATGATCAAAATACTAAACAAGATGGAGATTCTAATGAACAGAATACTGATGAACAAGATTTAGGTGCCAATGATCAAAATGCTGAGCAACATGGAGATGCTAAGGAACAGTTTCCTAATAAACAAGATTTAGGAGCTAATGATCAAAATGTTGAGCAAGATGGAGGCAATAATGATCAAGAAGGAGACGCTAATGAACATAATCATGGTCAACATCGAGGCCGACCAGTGAAACGAATGAAGATGTCGATCAAGTGGCTGATGGAATAGACAATATTGATGAATATGCAGACATTGATAGCCTACTCATGCTGATCAAAATACGGAAAGATATACACTGTCTGAATTAGACTTCACTTTTTTTGTTCATTGCATCTAAGGGTTCTGCGTGGGGCAAATGTTATAGAAAAGGTAAAAACAATGTTTTCATTTTGTAGTAATATGCAAGGCTTGGTATCCGTTTCATTTGAAATCTATAAATCTGCAATATTTGGAGCATATTTACTTATTTCGAGTTCTGTCAATCTGAATGTTATTGCAAATGTCTGATCCGAAGAAATCTTCAAAGTTGAGCAGATGTTTGATAGTGAATCTAAAATACATATGCTGTTCTTGGTCTGGATTAAACGTTCATTTTGTAAATCTAATTGGAATACATTAATATTACCAAGGAGAAGAGGAAGTAGAAACTTGATTTATGAAAGGACCATTATTAATACACTAAGGACATATTTGATCCAAAAGTTGAAATGATGGGCAAATTTGACTATTTCTAATATATGAAGAacatttttttacccttttccgAAAATTGTATACAgtggaaagaaaacaaaaaattgaattgaagcAAAAACCACAAAAGGTGAAAGagatataaaatgaaatactaGTATAACAAGAACACGAGTGTTAGACTCTTATGAGCAAACACTCCTTGTACGTTTTAGCTTAATTATTTGAGTAAGATCAAGTGCAACATTCAAGTCCATCAAAGAATACGTTCCCTTGTATTATTTGTTTAAGAGATACATCTGATTTTTTAAAGCTGAAAACGAAGTTTTAACGGGTGAAGTGTAAATATAACCCTAAAATACGACTGTAGGGGTATATTTTGTTCAAGAAGTATGACGGAGAACAAACAAagcttcttttttctttaatagtAGAGAGGTAAATATAACTCCCTTTTTGTTGCTGAAATTAAACCAATCGAGGCACTTATGAGAAGACCTGTACTTCCcatagttaaaagaaaaaaaaagaatttttcctAATATATCAGTTAACGGTTAAGATATATATAACTTGATTCATTCAAGAATCAAGAAGTAATTTTCACAAGTATTAATTACCAGccatttttttactttcttgaATTCTCATTTTTCATCATCTCTCTTCTCTTTACATTCATAATCAGTTAGTCTTTTTCTCCATTCATAATTCAGCAATTCATCTGTGATATTTGTTTCTGTGACATATCTATTAGGAGTTGGTTCTTCATTCAACAATGGGAAGGCCCTTTATACTTCACTACGATGATAATCATTGCATCCATTGTCGTATCTGCAAAACTCAAGTTGGATTCATGAGGGATCACCTTTGTACTAGTGTATGGATTCTCACTCTCACTGATTCATTTCTTCGCAATTTGTTATTAACATACCAAATGTTTGTCATCTGTGCAACAAGTATATGCATTAATTTTTCTCAACTGTTCCGAATTCTTTTCTGATAAAATTGCGCTTCATTTCATAAAgaggatatgtaattttgaCAGCTATTTGTATCATGAATTCAGCACTCTGTTATATTCTTGACTAATCACAGAACAACTTACTATGTTCATTGTCTTGTATATTTTGCAGATGGGCTATGAAGTATACATCTTTGATAATGTGTAAGTCTAATGTTTGGAAATTGGGTTTTGCAGACGAGCTTAAACATTTTTGCTGCAGTCTTGAGGTATATACGCATACATTACAAACCTTTATTAATGTTGAAGTACCAGAGGACAAGCGCTAtcaaaaagtagaaaaagatGGCAGAACCATGAACGACACTTACTGTGTTAAATGTGGAAACCTGATAGGGTGGAAAGTTGTAAGTACCAGAGGACAATTTCgttcttctttttttgatttttttcttacaGAATTTATGATTTCTCCAGATTGCAGTCGACAAACCTTGGATTATTGTTAGAGAAGGAGTATTCCTTATGGACATGTAAGTTTCTGATAAcaaaattgtaaattaatacACATATGTGGCGTGACTTGTAAGATATTCTAACAAATGAGTAATTTGTGGCAGACACAACGTTGATCTTACTAATCAAGGAGGGGTTAATGAACAGGCTGCTAATGTGCAAGAAGGAGATGCTAATGAACAAGGAGGCGCAAATGAGCAAAATGATGAACAAGAAGGAGACGCTAATGAAGATGTAGATCTGCTGGCTGAAGGAATAGCTAATGTTGATCTAAATCCAAACATATGAACCAACTATGTAAGATAATGAAAACATTGACAAGTACAGCCAACTGAAAATGCTGATCAAAATGCAGAACCAGCTAGCTAGAGTTTAAGCATTTGAACAATGTCTGGAATAGATGAAAATGGACTCTGCTGTGAAGAGTAAAGTCCATTCAAATTACTTGTATGCAATTAGTCTCCTCTCTGCATAACAATTGAATTCAATTAGATCTTACATTTCGTCTCTATTACTCAAGTTCTCATTAAATTTCAAGGATTTTCTTAATTTCGCAGTATATGATTTTAAATCAGAAGAATTGCAATAGGATGaatcaattaagaaaaattaatcaaCAGCTAAAAGACGAAAAAATGTAATCACTAGAAACTGAAATCTATTCATTGATACTGTAATGAGAAATTACAAGATCTAAGGCATAAGAACAGCACTACAGATATCCAACACAGACATATGCAATTGTAAACTAAATCCCAACATTTACCACCATATCACCGACATAAACCCCCAATCTAACCGCCAAAACCATAGAGAGTCCTTCCCTGTCTCTTAAGAGCATAGACGACATCCATAGCAGTGACAGTCTTCCTCCTGGCGTGCTCAGTGTAGGTGACAGAGTCACGAATCACATTCTCCAAAAAGATCTTCAACACTCCACGGGTCTCCTCATAGATTAGACCAGAGATACGCTTCACACCACCCCTACGAGCAAGCCTGCGAATAGCTGGCTTAGTGATACCCTGGATGTTGTCTCTTAGAACCTTCCTGTGCCTCTTGGCTCCTCCCTTTCCCAATCCCTTGCCTCCCTTTCCACGACCAGACATTTTTCACAGAGAAACTTGAAGAAGGTGATATTTCTAGTCTAGGGTTATGAAATTTGATGATTGATGAAGTGGATGGTGGTGGCAATTTATAGTTGGTGAATTTGGGCGTCGAGGATTTCGTGGGCGGTTTGAAATGAGGCGGGCTTAAAATCACGGCCGCTAAATTTTGGGAAATTTACTTGATGATCGGACGGATAAGAATGTCGATCCACGTGAATGGGGCAAACTGAATATGAGCCGTTGATTTGGATGGAGATCTACGGTGTGGAGTGCTTCTTTGTGTTTGGACGCGGATTGTGCTTTTTCAGTGAGAGAAAAGAGGGGGTTACGAGAATCTAAATTATTTGTGGGCCGccaaataaagaaaagatggtcttaaattatttatttatttagtccTCATCTATTTTATCAGACGTGTATTAAAATTAgaatatctaaatttaattagtattaagttttgactaaaataaaattaaaattatttgatttcttaatatttgaatatataactATTAAAACATATATGTAGCTATATCAATAATATGTTTTCAACATGTATATGATGTTTGATGTGCGATTTTGGGTGTCGATTAGAATGATGGTACGGATTAATTTGcataattaatttagatattttaattagcGCTAgtacatattaaatatttatacctCTTAAAATTGAtacatatttgatattttttgacAATCAACCAAATATATGAGATGTTTGTACTGCACTCGTTATGACAtggcaaattgatgaattaaaTGATACATGTAACATTTGAAtccaaaaatttatttacaaaatgatATTCTGAAAAACAACTATTTTGGTCtatttactaattaaaaaaattaaaaagaattttctaAGAAAACTACCCACCAATAAAATGATGACACAT
Proteins encoded in this window:
- the LOC107023389 gene encoding uncharacterized protein DDB_G0290685-like; the encoded protein is MYVREGRFFMNLDKLSLWNDVPLLQLNGLQDLGINEENADQHGDPNEHNVDQDGDATHQDGDTNEQNVDQDWDTNEHAPNEEDVGTIQYNFTDLLTHFICQNANQGGGGGNEQNHDQDGGGKEQVHNEQDVGTNEKSADQDGDTTDGDANDQDRDATDGDTIDGDANEQNVDQEGDTNEQGVANEQNVDQDKDTNEDVGINQYNFTNLLMHFICQSANQGEGGGNEQNHDQDGGGNEQVNKEQDVGANEKSAD
- the LOC107022503 gene encoding uncharacterized protein LOC107022503 is translated as MSGRGKGGKGLGKGGAKRHRKVLRDNIQGITKPAIRRLARRGGVKRISGLIYEETRGVLKIFLENVIRDSVTYTEHARRKTVTAMDVVYALKRQGRTLYGFGGIATTINPIASSAITSTFKTLETSSSSNFSVKMSGRGKGGKGLGKGGAKRHRKVLRDNIQGITKPAIRRLARRGGVKRISGLIYEETRGVLKIFLENVIRDSVTYTEHARRKTVTAMDVVYALKRQGRTLYGFGG
- the LOC114077582 gene encoding uncharacterized protein DDB_G0290685-like, encoding MKLELLIYQSGETLRDTVFGVPNEQVPNEPNLGANDQNADQARGVNQQVPYEGANDQNTKQDGDSNEQNTDEQDLGANDQNAEQHGDAKEQFPNKQDLGANDQNVEQDGGNNDQEGDANEHNHGQHRGRPVKRMKMSIKWLME
- the LOC107023388 gene encoding protein yippee-like At3g08990, encoding MGRPFILHYDDNHCIHCRICKTQVGFMRDHLCTSMGYEVYIFDNVFNVEVPEDKRYQKVEKDGRTMNDTYCVKCGNLIGWKVIAVDKPWIIVREGVFLMDIHNVDLTNQGGVNEQAANVQEGDANEQGGANEQNDEQEGDANEDVDLLAEGIANVDLNPNI